The segment gttttcaataaaatatgaCCAAAAATCACCCCTAGCAATGTCAGTTACAAGTTCTTGAAATCCTCTATGATATTATAGCCAatttcaagaattcaacaaatacattttttttttagttcttttgaTTTCCAGGCGAAAATCTTCGTAGAGAGTTAGAAAGCGTCAGTTCTCATACTGAAATTGTCATGTTACATGTTTTTTGTCGAAGAGAAGTTTTGATACTTTATATCTAGGGGCGAAGATTTTCATAGAGAGTTATAAAGCGTCAGTTCTCATAgtgaagttgaaagaaaaggagTATTTTTTATCTCGATGTAAAGATCTTCCTAAAAAGGTAAAAGACGTCAAACGATATAAGATTATTCCGTCCCCATCAAAAAAAAAGTTGGGAGATTTGATCTCGGGCAAAGATCTTCAGAGTCAGATAACGTCAGCTCTTAGAGTGTGACAGTATAAAAAGGTATGTTATCTTGAAAACAAGCACGTTATtgacttataattttatttatcgaTTTCGATTatcgaaaaaaaatatgatgaaagtGAGAGGCTTTAGGCTTGGTAGGAGACTTGTGAGAGTTTTCAAGTTGTTTATTCATAggagaaaaaagggaaaaatcagCTACAAACGTTTGGGATCTTCCAATTGTGCAACAAAAGCAATTTCAAAGCTATGTAATTTTGGAAATTTGTTGAAGCATGGGGTTAAAAGTGTCAATTTTGCAAAACCAGGGTCGGGTTATATTCGGGTCGGGTCAGAATTGATGGATCAGAACCAAATACCAAAGGGTCATTTGGCTGTGTATGTTGGTGAAAAACAAGATGTTGCATGTAGAGTTTTAGTCCCTGTGATTTACTTTAAGCACCCTTTGTTTGTTGATTTGTTGAGAGAGGCTGAAATGGTTTACGGGTTCAATCATTCGGGTGGGATCCAAATCCCTTGTCGGATATCCGAATTCGAGAACGTTCAATCGAGAATCGCAGCCACGAGTCGTGGTGGGAGTTGTCGCAGGAGGCGGAGCTGGAGGTGCAATTAGAAGCGAGTTCATAATTTAAGAGTATAACTTTTTCAACTTATCGTGTGTTTGAAGAAAGTAATGTATGTGATAACATTCACTGCTTATTAGATTCGTCTTTGACTATTTGATCATGTCAGAATTTGTATACATTTAAATTTAGTGGTCAGTCTGTTAGTTTCTTTTATCGCATTCGGAAAAAGGATGTTGAGTTTGAGAAGATTAATGTATGTGCTTACATTCACTACTTATTAGATTCGTCTTTGACTATTTGATCATGGCggaatttgtatatatttaaatttagtgGTCAGTATGTTAGTTTCTTTTATCGCATTCGGAAAAAGGATGTTGAGTTTGAGAAGATTAATGTGTGTGCTTACATTCACTACTTATTAGATTCGTCTTTGACTATTTGATCATGTCAgaatttgtaaatatttatatttatttagtgaTCAGTCCGTTAGTTTCTTTTATCGCATTCGGAAAAAGAATGTCGAGTTTGAGAAGAGTAATGTATGTGATTGCATGCACTACTTATTAGATTCGTCTTTGACTATTTAATCATGTCggaatcaatatatatttatattaacttaGTGATCAGTCTATTAGTTTCTTTTATCGCATTCGGAAAAAGAatgtcaaatttgaaatttgagaaGATGTAATTTAGTTATTGTATTTGccttttcataaaagaaatttatttttacaagagTATAGTCCGAACtcttaatttattcaaataaatcatTGGTATATCTTTAGGATTAATATTTGAAGAGTTGTTTGACATAATTGTTATATACAAATGATAGGTAAATATTTACAACGTAGTAACATAATATACTAATGACTTTCTtagtaaaaacataaattgaACTAAACATCAACACAAAATTCCAATTCCAGTCGAGATAAAAACATCAGATGATTTTTTTCATCTATCCTAGTTTTGATTGACAGGGTCACTGAGTACCCTACCGTTGTTGGTGAGAGTTAATAAGTATCCCGTAAAGTTAGTCGGGATGCATACAAGCTGATCCGGACACCACacttgtcaaaaaaaaaaaaaatagtaatcaGTGAAGAGAAACAGTTTTTTACAACTAAAAATTCTTGATTAACAAGAAATGGTTGTCCAAACTTTGACATGCATAATCCATATTAGGACCTCACATGCCTTTTCACACTAGGTGTCCACTGCTCCAAATATATCACAAATGACATCTGGTTAAGTTGTCCCACATTGGATTCTGAGATGTGGAACTGGTCTTGAGAAATTCTCACGTCATGAGCTAGCTTTGGAGTCGAATTAGATTCAAAGTCAGTCCCACTCTACACTTGCCGGTTTTCAAAACTCGTAAGCTAAGATGATGATAGAGAAACACTATTAAACAAAGATTGAATGGTTAATCGACATGGCTTACCAAATAATATGCTTGTTCCTTGTGATTTTCTGGCTGCGTTTCTCAGACAAAATCGAGCACTTCAAGCAAAAAGCCGCAATCCAGAGTGAACCACGACTGTCAAAAGTCAAAACCAGACGGCCAAAGTACTTGCAGAAATTTATCCAAACACGTGTAGCTTATGTTCTCTTCGCATGTATGGACCAAACACCAGCAGGATCAACCAAAGAATCATCAATTTATTCATGTAAGGATTCAATAACTCATGTCGGTCAGTGGTTAGTGACACACACACTCTATAAAGGGATGAAAAAGGGTAATGTCAATATTTGCCCCTCCACGAATACCATTTCAGTTTCAACTGAAACAACAAGGGGGGAGCCCCTAAGATTCCTTGTGCCAGCCGTGGATCATACACATCAAACTGCACCCGAGCCAACGAATCTAACATGACTTGGGCAGGCACAGCAGGCAAAAGCACAGGACGAGCTTCAGCTGGCACACTTTCGGCCAATTGTCGAGCCTTCTGCAGATGTGCATTAGCTACAGATGCCATCTCAAAAACTGCATCACAAAGGGCCTCACGCGAGTCCTTTTTGATCTCTGACTGACCACTATGGTGAACCAACAATCCATGTTTCTCAGCCACCTTGGCTggtatatatgaaaactgatggtTTCTACTAGCATGGTATGGCAGTGATTTAAGCAACAAAAGGAGTCCACTTGCCTTACCAATATGTGAAGCAGCATGGTCTGCCGCTGTGGATTTAATACCACCTGCTTGAAGTGTAGAGTACAGAATAGTTGATGTTGTGTCCTCAGCATATTGCTCCAATTCTTCAACAGTTTGTGGAATAtcattattttctctatttgcATCATTTATTCGGGCTTCTACAGCTCGTTTAAGCCAACTTTTGCTAACCTTGTGTTCAGATACCACAGAAGTGAGGGCCTGAGCTACTGGATGCTCAATCACCTTGTTTGAATAGATCTTGTCCAAAGCTTCTTGCCACCACAGCAAGCGCATAAGACCAATTTTGGGATCAGATGCAACATCCATAGCTCGGGATGTCTCGACATTGAAAGCTCGGAGTGCAAATGCAGCCTTCCGCATGTTTGCTGGAAGTTCAAGAAGGCAGAGGTAGTGATGATAATCATAACGTCGTACTTGCTGCACACAATAGGATAAAGCACCTCTTATACCACCGGCCGAAGAAGCACCATTCATTTCAATCAAAAGTGAGGTTTCCTACAGTCACAAACATGAGTGTAAAAATCAACAACATAGCATCAACTGCAGATGAAATTAATAATGCTATGGAATGCATTGGAGCAGGGAAACTTAAGACAGCCATATCCTTTTTTAGCAACAGAAATTAAAATGGAAGGATAAATAGAATGGATCGAGTACCTATCCTTGTACACAGAAATTAACTTGGCTTGACATGGAGGACATAATACACGGATATGACAAGACATATGTGCTTTTGGACACCTTTTTCTGACACAATGTTCCAAGATGTTCTGGAAACCTCTCTCGTTTTGTAAATTTTTGTTTACCAATAGATGGTAGACAACAAACAGGATTTGGCATTATCCTTCTTTCTCTCTTGAGAaatgaatatgatatattaaAGTTTATTGTAAACCTTTCACTACTGAAGTGCACAGCTGGAAGACAAATAGATTGGACTCTGTATGGGTAGGTTTAAATGTTATGAGGAAACAGATTGAAATGAACCTGCACATCCTAAgctatttatctttttcttgaaGAAAGAAAGcttaattataacataaagtaTGCATCATTTAGTTTCAGCAATTTTACAGAAAGATAAGTTCAATTATAAGactgatttttttgttttcaaccCATCACGAGTAAAATAATAGATTGGCAGCGTTCAATATTCATATTTGATTGCTTTGACTGATGCACTAATATCAACTTAAGTTGCAACTGTCATTGCTTATCTTCTTATCAATCAACTTATAAATCAAGAATCAGAGATATACCGAAATAAAGAGCAGAcaagaaagaataaaaagaacTATTGAAATCAATTGAtagtagaagaaaaaaaggagaaaaaggctTGAAGCAGAAGAAGCAGAGAAGAGAAGGGCCACAcatcaaaagaacaaaaagtCCGAAGTAAGAGGCAACTCAGCTGATACAGAGATATAGAAAAATAGAAGAGCCATTGCAAACTAGAAAaataagatgaagaagaaaacaacaagGAGAGGAGTCTGAGTACAAATGTAGCAAAAGGCCCGGTTTTATGATACACGGATAGAAGTCCTACTACACAGGTACTAAAACGCCACACTTTTCTCCTCCCTTTACTTTCTCTTTTCATCTCTAAAGTCACATTCAAGGAAGAGACTGGTTCTCCCTTGGATCACTTACTGTGTCTCTTCCAAATTGCTTTATTTCACATTATTAGAATTGTAAAACGTCATTTCGCATTGCTCTGGCACTTCAAGCAATGGAGCAACACTATGAGTAATACTAATTCTAAGGATGACGAAAATGAACAAGTTCAATAGAGATAGAGGACACAAGATGAAACGCAAATTCTGTTCTAAGAAAGCTTAAAATGTATAGGATCACCGTTAGGCAGACTATTTCAAAACTATTacttctgaaaaaaaaaattaagaaacattCATTGAAACATTAATGGAGAGATCAAGCAGAAATGTAAAAAAGAAAGCAAAGCTTAATGCTCAACATTTAGTGCTCCAATACATCTCTAGTGACCTTGTTCATCACTCTGAAGTGAATAGTAATTAGACATCAGTTCAAGCATGCAGCTATTTATTTATTGAGGTATGGCTAGTTGATCTGCATTGGAAAGGCAAAACTTTAAAGTGTGCTTATGATCCTACTGCTCTTACAGTTTTactcctatgcccttcatgtgTTGGCACATGGCAGAGCACCAAGGGTTAACATCATAAGTGCATAAAAGCGGTTTTGTCAAAAATACTCTCTTCTTATTAGAAATAACCTGGTGTAGAACTTGCTTAGCTCACTGGTAGTGgacttcaatttttattttttttggttagattttataaagaaaatggaAAGGTGTAATCTTTatcgaaaacaaaaaaaaaatgtataatctACTAATAAACCCCAACTTACGCAGAACAGACAGTTTCACATTCAAGTGGAATAGCGTGACGAAAGTTCTTGGTCACATACATCTCTAACGTACACCTATTACTTACACTACATCCTTAAGGGATCACTTTAAACAAAGATCACGCTTCAAGTTTTCCGAAATAAGTAGGATTTATTCTGCTGTTACCCATGGTTATAAAACTATCAGAAGCCTACAAAATCGCATACAAAGGGCACGTCACATTCCTAAAAAAGTTACAATCTTTGCAACATCATTCCAAATAAACTGAttcttaaatattattttcacatCAATACACCAACCAAAGGAGCATCACAGACATGAATCTGATCGATTGTACATTTtccaaaatattcattttttttctgatAACTATGGTGTCCATGCTAGCTTGGGCACACTTCGACTAATTCCAAAACACGTTA is part of the Solanum pennellii chromosome 8, SPENNV200 genome and harbors:
- the LOC107027040 gene encoding NADH dehydrogenase (ubiquinone) complex I, assembly factor 6 yields the protein MNGASSAGGIRGALSYCVQQVRRYDYHHYLCLLELPANMRKAAFALRAFNVETSRAMDVASDPKIGLMRLLWWQEALDKIYSNKVIEHPVAQALTSVVSEHKVSKSWLKRAVEARINDANRENNDIPQTVEELEQYAEDTTSTILYSTLQAGGIKSTAADHAASHIGKASGLLLLLKSLPYHASRNHQFSYIPAKVAEKHGLLVHHSGQSEIKKDSREALCDAVFEMASVANAHLQKARQLAESVPAEARPVLLPAVPAQVMLDSLARVQFDVYDPRLAQGILGAPPLLFQLKLKWYSWRGKY
- the LOC107028165 gene encoding auxin-responsive protein SAUR36-like, with the translated sequence MMKVRGFRLGRRLVRVFKLFIHRRKKGKISYKRLGSSNCATKAISKLCNFGNLLKHGVKSVNFAKPGSGYIRVGSELMDQNQIPKGHLAVYVGEKQDVACRVLVPVIYFKHPLFVDLLREAEMVYGFNHSGGIQIPCRISEFENVQSRIAATSRGGSCRRRRSWRCN